The Entelurus aequoreus isolate RoL-2023_Sb linkage group LG11, RoL_Eaeq_v1.1, whole genome shotgun sequence genome includes the window AGGCTATGTTCACACGGCAGGTCAACTCCGATTTTTTTGCccatttgtaacatgtatttttttaaattttacatcaATATGAACAGTACAATTTCGATTCTTTTCAAATCTGACATCGGATATCTAGCCAATGCGACTGCAGTCTGAAAGGATATTTGCGGTCATCTGACCGATACATCATTGAAAGGTGAAAAACATCACCATTTTTGCCAAAGCTGACATATGCAAAAGTAAATGCTAGACAATGGAGCAGAAATTAATCAGTGGTGAAATTCTGATATTTTAGAATTAAAGATTCAAATATAGGAGGACTTATGTCAATGTCCCATCGCTCTGCTTCCTCACCCACACGCTCCTCCTACATCCCCAGAAACTACCATAGCTAAAATGCATGCCCTCTTCCTAAATCTTATACATGGAATAATAGATGTTGACTGTGGTTGCCCAAAACCGTTGAAATTACCATAAATGAGCAAGGACGGCATGACCCCAACACAAATCGaggccatgtttacttccgtgaaCACAGAGCTCAATGTGTGACGTCATGTTTTGTGTGCAAGTGCATCAGTTCATAGACGCATTCTGTTCACATTACACATACAAAAAAGTTGCACATTATTTTGGTAACGTGCACAATTATGTAAAAAGATGATAGTTAATAAAAAAGAATTAATTGGGGATCATACCGTGCAATGTGAATGTAACTTCGTTCTCCAGGTGGTATGTTGACATCTTCATATCTCTTGCTTTCTCCCATTGCCTGTCCATCTCTCCACAGATCCTAAACAAATATGAGTCGTGGATCTCCTTCCTGAGTAGCGTACGATACTGGATGGCCTTCAACATCGAGCGAGCTTGCCAATCTTACTTTGGCTGCGTGCAGTGCATCAGCGGGCCTTTAGGAATGTACCGGAACTCACTCCTGCATGAGTTTCTAGAAGACTGGTACAATCAGACCTTCATGGGATCGCACTGCAGTTTTGGGGACGACCGCCATCTTACAAACCGAGTTCTCAGTCTCGGATATGCAACCAAGTACACTGCACGGTCAAAGTGCCTAACAGAGACACCCATTACTTACTTGCGTTGGCTGAATCAGCAGACTAGATGGAGTAAGTCCTATTTCCGAGAATGGCTTTACAACTCCATGTGGTTTCACAAACATCATCTCTGGATGACCTATGAGGCTGTGATCACTGGGTTTTTCCCATTTTTTCTCATCGCCACTGCGATCCAACTCTTCTACCAAGGAAGACTCTGGAATATTCTGTTATTTCTTCTCATTGTTCAGGCAGTGGCCCTGATCAAGTCAACATTTGCCAGCTGTCTCAGAGGCAACATCGTCATGGTGTTCATGTCCTTTTATTCTGTACTGTACATGTCAAGCCTGTTGCCAGCAAAAATGTTTGCAATCGCAACAATTAACAAATCTGGATGGGGGACCTCGGGAAGGAAAACAGTTGTGGTGAACTTTATTGGTCTCATCCCAATATCAGTTTGGTTTACCATCCTCTTCATCGGGATTATCTACACGACAATCCTGCAGACTAGAAAACCCTTCCCTGAATCAGAAATGCTTATTCTGTTTATAGGAGCAGTTGTCTATGCCAGTTACTGGGTGATGCTTTTGTCTTTGTATGCAGTGCTCATAAACAAGTGTGGTAAGAGGAAGAAGGAACATTACGATATGGTGCTGGACGTATGATTTCTTTAGAAAACTCCTTATTTACCACAAATATGGTATATTTCTTAAAGATGCTCCTCTGATCTGGAGTTATGTGTTGAGTTAAACAATGGGCAAGTCCAAAATGCTCAAACTTGAATGGCAAGAGTAAAAAAACAAGAAACATGACAGTGGCTGCTTTGTGTTCATTCAGGAGTACCATAGCATTTATAATTGTGGTACGACACTAACAATTACCCTGCCTATATTTATTGTTACTGGTTTTGTTCATCTGAAAAACAGCttctattgcagtggttcttaaccttattggaggtaccgaaccccaccaatttcatacgcgcattcaccgaaccctttagtgaaaaaataaataaataaaaaattctaattcaagacaaagttatatgttttttttactggtgcaaaaAATAAACCACGCATGAACATcctcttgttcaaagaacaaaaccaacacatgaactcacaacaaattacacatctgCAAATCAGATTGAAAATTAGAGGTAACATTGTTTggaggtatccataatacgccgatagggagaagtttcttgacctccgcggcgcaggctcagccgaacccctgaggccggctcaccgaacccctagggttcgatcgaacccaggttaagaaccactgttctataggCTTGCTACAGTTATCGCTGATGACTCAGTATGGCTAAATGAACCATTTTGTGTTGGGAGCAAGAATGCAAGACTTTGTATAGCTACCTCTTAGACTTGTCATGCTCACTGGGCTTCACTATTACTTTAGCATCCCCGCTAAAGAAACTGTGAATCATGTGAATTGAGGTTTTATACTGTATAGTTCAACTCCAGAGCCCAACTGTGCAAATTTGTTGAGCCTCACTAGAAACATTCATGATGCCTTGCCAGGTTGTGCATTTTACGGTCAATCAAAATTTACATTAAGAGGGAACTTCACTTCttattggaattttgcccatcatccacaatccttatgtgagacaagaacacataactTTCCCTTTCTGCAcaatctaaatagtgaaaaactgctcgTAAGAAGCacctaacaatgcaggtaatggggatactatctattttgcctataaagccaTCTATGTTATGAGCCGTTCCCCGTGTCATAGTTTATTTACGTTTTTGATTCACgtgtggtttaagttctgtttcagcacccctctTTTGTGTTTctcggttgtcatgggtgctgattagtgtcacctgcctctgattagtgttcaggacgctcacctgttcctgggcactaatcagagagctatttagtcctg containing:
- the has2 gene encoding hyaluronan synthase 2, whose amino-acid sequence is MSCQRVLTYLRIFGTTMFGVSLLVGISTAYIMGYQFFTTAHNHLSFGLYGAILVVHLIIQSLFALLEHRNMKRSLETPIKLNKSLALCIAAYQEDPNYLRKCLVSVKRLTYPGIKVILVVDGNSDEDLYMMDIFKEVMGWDKVATYVWRSNFHSRGPEETDESYSESLQQISRLVLNNKCVCIMQKWGGKREVMYTAFKALGRSVDYVQVCDSDTMLDPASSVEMVKVLEEDPMVGGVGGDVQILNKYESWISFLSSVRYWMAFNIERACQSYFGCVQCISGPLGMYRNSLLHEFLEDWYNQTFMGSHCSFGDDRHLTNRVLSLGYATKYTARSKCLTETPITYLRWLNQQTRWSKSYFREWLYNSMWFHKHHLWMTYEAVITGFFPFFLIATAIQLFYQGRLWNILLFLLIVQAVALIKSTFASCLRGNIVMVFMSFYSVLYMSSLLPAKMFAIATINKSGWGTSGRKTVVVNFIGLIPISVWFTILFIGIIYTTILQTRKPFPESEMLILFIGAVVYASYWVMLLSLYAVLINKCGKRKKEHYDMVLDV